The sequence ACGAGTAATTAGGACAGTGCACGGCCTTGCAATGAGGCGAATGCTTTCTCAGTCTCTCCACCTGGGCAGCTGTTTTTGCACCTTGTAACTTGGGTTAGCAGGTAGCGTGTCCTTATATAATGCTTGACCTCCAACTATCTCGTATTCTGCTGAAACGGAATTGAATTTCCTCCACCGAGTGATTGTGATCTGATGAGTAGTTTCCTGGTGGGCAGTTAGATTTAGTCGTTGAGCTAAGTTGCTGTAACTGTGGTTGGAATAGACTCTGCCCCGGCCACCGGGGAGCGCTCTGTTTTTACACCACAATGAAAGGAGCCTAGATTCTTTGTTAATAAGGATTTATTGAGACTGGAAGACAGAGCTAGGAATGACCGCTGCTATTGCTATCCGGTCGCTGCGCCACGCAGGGCTGCGCTAGAACGATGTTAAGCTGTGCTTGCAGAGCCGCTGACGCTGCCAGTCCATTAGCCGTTAGCATATTATTGCCAGGTGTTGGCAGTATATTATTTCCAGTTCGGgttagcatagcttagcatgCTACTGTAAAGGGTTGTGTCCAGATGCACATTTCTGACACATGACATTGCTGTGTTTGTTAGTTGGCCTCTTTAATCTGGCGGCCGCGTTCGATACGCTGACTTTGAGTCGCCTGATGCTGTGTTGTCGGGGCCGTTGCCTTTTTCCTTCCAAAGATCCGCCGCGTCAGGCAGCAAGGTCGCCCACGCAGGTCTAAAGAGAACCGTGTTGCAGTGCCGTGTTCGACCAATTTCTGCTTTAAGATATGAAATGAGCCAAACGCTTTcatgtctctttttttaaatgccattcTCTTGTGGGCTTAATCCtcttttactgtgtgtgcaATTACAAACGTATCTTTTTAAAAGTTAAGGTGTTTGTACGACCTCCGGTTTCTGTTGCACAATGATTTTTGTATCACAACAAAGTTCAGTATTTCTGATAGTTCTGAATTTGCAAGGAAAATACTGTCTCGATATGATAAAGGAATACATTTGTGTTAGAatctacaaaaataaaattcaatgaAAATCAGCAACTCCGATTGTGTTTGGACTCAGTCTCTATGATGAGGCCTTGCTCAAATGATTGAATAATTATAAATGTCTCTAGATATTTGCATAGACTGGTGCAAGTCTTAATGTCAGTCATAATACGACGAAGGCTTCACCCGCCATACAAGGACATTTCTCCGACCCTGCAAAGTGAAGTGATCCCATTGCTTGAGTTTATCTTGTGACGTTGCACATTTATGATCTCTGAATATTTGAGTTCTTATCTCACATATTTGTGAGAATCACCGGTGTTAGGAAGGCAGGAAACACGTTTCGGTGGCTTTAAGCTGAAAAGTAAGATAGTTGTGGGTAACCTTAAGGAGGACATTAATGCTGGTGGTTATTTGTGACCTGGTGGGGGTCGAGGCTTTAATTCTTACAGGACAAAGCAGCTGGATGTTTCTGGGTTGATGACGTCGCTGAATTTGTAGTACTGtagaggtcattttgatgatgatctccATTGTTCAAAGACTCATGCTGTACATTCTTTCAAACTGGATCGTTTGATCACTTTAGCTCTTTCACAAAGCCTTGATTTTTGCTTGTTCTGTTGACTGTATTATGATTTCAGAGAAACCTTAGAAATGTGTCTGAATCAGGCTGATAGTAGCAGATGTTAATTTACGTGTTTTTCGTCGGTGTGAGAGACGTGAAATATGGGGTGATGCCATCTGACACGGCTAAAGCCCAACAACAAGTGCAAATTTGGCAGAGAAGTGCCTAACAGTCAGCAAGAGGATGCTCATTTCTAGCCATTTAAAGAGGATGCTCATTTCTAGCCATTTAAAGAGGATGCTCATTTCTAGCCATTTAAAGAGGATGCtcatttccatccattttcttcctgtgtgaatttattataattattctttttaattcGAGACAGTTGAATTACTGTAAACATGCTGCACGTTGTTGGAGCATTGGCAGAAAGGGAACTCATTGAAGGACAGAGTTACAAGTATATATTCTTTGTTTTGAATGGCCAGTATATGTAGGCCATTCAAAATAAATAGCCAAATTGATACATTGACATTTCTATTTCAGTGACAGTGTATCAATATATATGGCCATAAAGGCTTAGTACTATGTAATAAATATGGTGTGTTTACAGACTTTTGTCTTTATTGCACTTAATACTTTTAACCTATTTTCGTAAATGAATACTTAATAGCGTATTCCTAAAGAAATGAAGCCGACTGACTCAACAATGAGCAGCCAATTTGCATTTGGAAGAACAAAAGATTTGTTTATATTGTTAAATTGTACCTGTGCACAAAACTCAAACTTTTTATCTTCCCTCTCCCAACAATGTTACTGATTGTATAtcagacacaaataaataatcaatgcaACTGATTTGGTGTAgcatgtctttttaatttgctgATTATTTGTCTAACTTTGGATTATGGTTCCATGAAAATATTCCTCTTTCTTCATGTGTACTTTGCGTTTTGGAGAATTTGTTTTGTGTCGTTTTGCCTGAGAGACAATCAAGCTACTTTTAAATCTACTCTGCATTAAGGAATGTGAAGTTCTCCGGGTATTTGTGAGGAAAATCTTCACAGCCGAGCAGAATCCCTCGCTGTACAATGCCAGCAGTCACCTCTAGGTGGCGGCAAGCTACCGGAAGTGAAGAAGGCTAAAGATAAAACCTTCCGCTTCCGTTTCCGGGTCAGCGTTAGCCTTCACAAACAAGACCGATGTTGACTCGGCTGTCGCGGTTCGGGCCCGGTTTGTCCCGGGCGCTGTCAGGTCCCCCGGCCCGGTTCATCTCCCAGTCCAAACCGAGCGGGGTCGGCGGTTCGACCTCAGTGGCGGGAACGCTCGCCGCAGCGGAGCCTGCCGGGCACGGGGAGGTCAGCCAGTTCGTCAAGGTGAGCTCCGCGCGCACGTTCGGTTTGAGACACGGACACGAGCGAACCGGAGAAACGGTGTCGTTATAGCGCGCGTACCGCGTCAGGCTAGCGCTAGCCGGCTGCTTGTTAGCTAGCCTGCTAGGATATCGGGTTGAAGGACGCTAGCATGGGTTAGCTTTATTCGGTTCAGAACCGTGACGTCATTGATGTTCGCGGTGCCGTTGGACGCAGCGCTGCAGCAGATCCAGTCCTTTAATGGGAGATGGTGGTGATGGGTTATTGATACCTCGAGGAGCGCGTTGACACAAACTATTAACGCGGTGTCGGTCACTCAACAGTGACCTCTGCTGGAGATCTAAAgtcattgcaggtaaacaagAAGTaaaaacttgcatgctgtaaaccaacattagcctgtgaagtaatatttaatctttattccattgctagtctcttaaactatgatcatctttgtataatatcattttctccacttgtttgctgagtgaagttcttcatgTGAAGGTTCACATTTAGCTTTGTGTAAATACTCAAGAGCTGGAATGTAAATTCTAACAAATTTGTGTGTAATAACATTCatagttaaaatgtttatgtgggattttataaaccaaagtgttcaataatatgaaataacactaaacatggattcattcacaccttcccgagaacgatccatgaacgGGAGCAAAGCGAGGATCCAAACGCGTGATCTCCATCgacgaacccgcaacaagtcgatagtttttccttttgtcGCGGCGCATCCAGACGACACGCCTCCTGCATCGGTCACATGACTGTTTGTTAAAGCGACACGCACCAATCCGGGGTTTCACGCTTGGGCCCTCGACACGGTGCCGACACGCCGGTGTTGTTGGTCCTCTCCAGCTGTGTCCCAGATGTTGCTCCTGTTCAGTGTGTTGTCTCCGTGTTTCCACAGAACCCAGACTACCATGGCTTCTCCACGGACCCGGCGGCGGACGAGAGGAACATGCGCGTGGGCTTCTTCTTCGGCATCTCGGTGGCCATTGTTATTGGAGGAACGTTCATTCACTATTTGCCAGACCACGGGTGAGATGTTAGCTCGTCTGTACTTAGCTTAGTGGATTTGTCCTGAAGCGGAAACTGCAGAAGACACAGAATCAAAGATGAAAGCCTTTGAACTAAACGTTCTCTGCGACGCCGACATAGCTCAGGAATGCTGCGTCGTGGCTCAGGAATGCTGCGTCGTAGCTCAGGAATGCTGCGTCGTGGCTCAGGAATGCTGCGTCGTAGCTCAGGAATGCTGCGTCGAAGCTCAGGAATGCTGCGTCGAGGCTCAGGAATGCTGCGTCGTGGCTCAGGAATCCTGCGGCGTAGCTCAGGAATGCTGCGCCGTAGCTCAGGAATGCTGCGTCGTGGCTCAGGAATCCTGCGCCGTAGCTCAGGAATGCTGCGCCGTAGCTCAGGAATGCTGCGTCGTGGCTCAGGAATGCTGCGCCGTAGCTCAGGAATGCTGCGCCGTAGCTCAGGAATGCTGCGTCGTAGCTCAGGAATGCTGCGTCGAAGCTCAGGAATGCTGCGTCGAGGCTCAGGAATGCTGCGTCGTGGCTCAGGAATGCTGCGTCGTAGCTCAGGAATGCTGTGCCGTAGCTCAGGAATGCTGCGTCGAAGCTCAGGAATGCTGCGTCGAAGCTCAGGAATGCTGCGTCGAGGCTCAGGAATGCTGCGTCGTGGCTCAGGAATGCCGCGTCGTGGCTCAGGAATGCCGCGTCGTGGCTCAGGAATGCCGCGTCGTGGCTCAGGAATGCCGCGTCGTGGCTCAGGAATGCCGCGTCGTGGCTCAGGAATGCCGCGCCGTGGCTCAGGAATGCCGCGTCGTGGCTCAGGAATGCCGCGTCGTGGCTCAGGAATGCCGCGTCGTAGCTCAGGAATGCTGCGTCGTGGCTCAGGAATGCTGCGTCGCCGTGGCTCAGGAATGCTGCGTCGTGGCTCAGGAATGCTGCGTCGTGGCTCAGGAATGCCGCGTCGTGGCTCAGGAATGCCGCGTCGTAGCTCAGGAATGCTGCGTCGTAGCTCAGGAATGCTGCGTCGTGGCTCAGGAATGCTGCGTCGTCCTGCTGGAGTCCAGACCTTCATTGAGCGAGACATTGCTCACTATTTGGCAGCCCACGCTGGAAAGCCTGCGTGAATCCTTCAGCCTTCACAGACATGCAGGTTATTCTAGCCAAGCGTTCTGTCTTTACCAGAGACATCAAAGGAGTCTCTAATTAAAGACCCAGGTCTCCACATTTGGaagaaggggcggggcctctgTGCCAGAGGATGAAGGCGGGGACAAGCGTCCTCTATGACCTGTAAGAGTGTGTTAGTGATGCAGCCTCGttctgactctgtgtgtgtgtgtgtgtgtgtgtgtgtacatgtacgtgtgtgtgtgtgtgtgtactccaGCATGAAGCAGTGGGCCAGGAGAGAGGCGGAGCTTGTGATTGTGCAGCGAGAGAAGGACGGACTTCCACTCATCCACGAGAACTACTACGACACAAACAAGATCATTTTCCCCACCGATGGGGGGGCGTAGATCCTCCTCGGGATCCTTTGATCTCACTATTCTGGAATAAACGACGAGTTGTGTGAACACTGATTTGTGATCCGCTCTGAATTCATTGATCGCTGATCAGATTATGAACCTGTCACATATACTGGCTGCTTCACAAGGGGGTCTatggcaggggtccccaaccaccgggccacggcccagtaccggtccgtgaggcatttgttaccgggccgcaaagaaagaacaactaatgtatacaatttccgttgtatcgattattagcatctaaaaggtgttttattttgaaaaacgaccggattttctccagtGTAGCAATCacctcttgatacgttgctaaaaaaaacagccgtgaactcacgaaaattaataaaaagaagcaaaagtctttggagagcttctttgctaagaagaaaagtccaacttgagaccagaacccggattaaaagacaagaatgtggaatttatgaaaaaaaaaccatgaaggacagaagtaattattgggaccacaacttatggtgagtagatattgtgtaacgattaaatatttatttaatagttattgcaagtgcataatataaagtttattggtaagattatattcctctttttaaatttgattaccggtataccccccccccggtccgcgaaaaaatgtcacggcatgaaaccggtccgtggaaggaaaaaggttggagacCGCTGGTCTGTGGGACTCTGATGTTCATTGATGATGCATGCAGCCTCCAACCGGAGGGGGCGGTATAGCACTCTATGGGTGGTTATCAGGCGATACCGGACGAAGGAAGATGACGTCACCGCAACGCGCATGCGCAGTTTTCTGATAAGTGAAATTGGCGGTGAATATGGTGCAGATTGACTGGCTTGTGTGTTCGACGGTCGCCGCTAGCCCATAGCCgctagctactagctactagccAATAGCCGCTAGCCACTAGCCAAGCTTCGAGCGATTAATAAAGTCCGCAATTTAAAACGTGATGACGTCACTACAGCTGCACGGAGTGACGGTGAATTTCCCGTTTCCACCGTACGACTGTCAGAAGGAATACATGAGCAAAGTGATCGAATGTCTTCAGAAGGTGAGTCGTTATTAAGGCAGTTATAACGCATTCATGCAGCACATTGCACCGGACCACGACGTGAACGCAACAACTCAACTCaactcaattcaattcaactttatttatatagcgccagatcacaacaggaagtcatctcaaggactttacaggattagcagggaaagacagaacccaacttgacccacaagagcaagcactttggagacagaggcaaggaaaaacttccctttaacaggcagaaaccttggacagaacctaggctcatggtggacggccatctgtctggccagctgggttgagagagagagagagagagagagagagagagaatggcaggtcggagcagagtcaaaaacaaggagatggatagggaagcgatagagagacagagcaggagcagacaaaaacaagatgaataaagctataaatgctaatgctagctatatgaagctataaatgctaatgctagcgatatgaagctataaatgctaatgctagcgatatgaagctataaatgccaatgctagcgatatgaagctataaatgctaatgctagcgatgtggacatcagtgctgagggacacaggtccaggttctgcagcaccacggacagaaggacctgaaagagagagagggacaaacagagggagagagagaacaagactacggggaagagagagagattactgacatatatttataacatgaataaccagataaagggggaggagcttagtgtgtcatgatgttaagccaccagtgctggcctatgacagcatattgattatactgattactgcatcgattaactataagctttgttaaaaaggaaagtctttagtctcctcttgaacatgGAGACGGCGGTTTAAtaactgctgttttaaaagacctGTAAGGATAGACTAACTGGGTTTGAGTCCCGCTGACACCGTCACACAGTTCTGGaggttctgtgtgtgttccagAGTGTGAATGGAGTCCTGGAGAGTCctacggggacggggacgactctgtgtcttctgtgtgtgttCCAGAGTGTGAATGGAGTCCTGGAGAGTCctacggggacggggacgactctgtgtcttctgtgtgtgttCCAGAGTGTGAATGGAGTCCTGGAGAGTCCTACGGGGACGGGGAAGACTCTCTGTCTTCTGTGCGCCACCTTGGCTTGGCGAGAGAATCTCAAAGACGCCGTATCTGCCCAAAAGATTGCAGCGAGGCTCGGCGATCAGGAGATGTTCCAGAACCGGCCGCTGTCCTCCTGGGGTCCGGCAGACGGTACCGCAGCAAGTACGTTCCTCTTCACGCCGACCGACCGGTCGAGATGAGGCCCGTGTCCTTTGATGTTTAGAACGCCTCCAGGAAGCATTTAATACACGACTCACGACAACGGCGCCGCGCTTCCAGCCACGCCCCTCGGACACGCCCCctcggacacgccccctcatgTAACTCTAGTGCTCTCGTTTTCCAGGCGGCTACGCGGATGTGCCAAAGATCATCTATGCATCGAGGACTCACTCTCAGCTTGCACAGGTGATCGGCGAGTTAAAGAACACCTGCTACaggtaagccccgcctcctccgcgTGGTCACAAACCAATCACTGGGAACAATGTTTAGGCCAGGATAACGGGCGGGAAGAGAAACGCACCCTGAAACCTCGCCACAGCGCTAACCGTTAGCCGTGAGCCCAGTGAACCTCCTGGGGGGTCCGTCCCGCTGACCCGGTGACCCCTGTTTGATTCAGGCCAAAGGTCAGCGTCCTGGGTTCCAGAGAGCAGCTGTGCATCAACCCGGAGGTGACGCGCCAGGAGAGCAACCACGTCAAGGTGAGCGCGGTGCCGCGCCGGGACTTGTGGGTAGTGTTGAGGCAGCGCTTTGATCAGACTGAACTCTGTTCTAGGTCCATATGTGCAGGAAGAAAGTCTCCACCAGGTCGTGCGTGTTCTACAACAACACTGAAGGTAGACCACGCCGGAGCTGATGTCTGAtggcgcctcctgctggacgACTCAATCgttcttttctcctccagaacaAAGCACAGACAGAGAGTTGGTGACCTCGATCCTCGACGTGGAAGATCTGGTCCAATATGGCAACAAGCACAGGTGGGATTTGTAGTTCTCTTCTGTCAGAACTGCTCACTTTCCCGTGCCTCCCCCGTACTTCccccccgtgcccccccccgtgcctcccccccccgtgcctcccccccccgtgcttcccccccgtgcctccccccccgtgcctcccccccccgtgcctccccccctcccccgtgttTCCCCCCGTACTTCCCCCCTGTGCTTCCCCCCGTGCCTCCCCCCGTACGTCCCCCCCGTGCCTCCCCCCCGTGCTTCCCCCCGTGCCTCCCCCCGTACTTCCCCCCCGTGCCTCCCCCCGTACTTCCCCCCCGTACTTCCCCCCCgtgcctccccccctcccccgtgttTCCCCCCGTACTTCCCCCCCGTGCTTCCCCCCGTGCCTCCCCCCGTACTTCCCCCCGTGCCTCCCCCCGTACTTcccccccccgtgcctccccccctcccccgtgttTCCCCCCGTACTTCCCCCCGTGCTTCCCCCCGTGCCTCCCCCCGTACTTCCCCCCGTGCCTCCCCCCGTACTTCCCCCccgtgcctccccccccccccgtgccccgcccgtgcctcccccccccgtgcctcccCCCGTACTTCccccccgtgcccccccccacgcctcccGCCGGCGCGTCTTTGTGTTGCTACAGCTCATCCTGCCGCTGCCGTTGTTCGCAGGGTCTGCCCGTACTACCTCTCCCGTTCCATGAAGCAGCAGGCCGATGTCATCTTCACGCCGTACAACTACCTGCTGGACCCAAAGGTCAGCTGACCCGCTGGGCCCGCCTCCTGCTCTCAGGAAAGTGGGCGGTTCCAATCAGAACTGAAAGATAGTCCTCTTCAGTTAGACTTCATCGTGTGGCTTTCTGGTTTTTGGGTGATTCGAGGTTCTGACAGCTGATTGATCAGATATTGGCTGTTTATTGGCACACGACCTCTGTTGACCTTGGACACTGACGTCCTTCTCCTTTGTCCTCAGACCCGTCGGGCGCACAACATTGAGCTGAGCGGGGCGGTGGTCGTCTTTGATGAAGCTCACAATGTGGTAATAAATGTCCTCGTGATGGACGACACTGTACGACCAGTAGATGCCAGTATTGATCGTTAccccgaggcgggggggggtgggggggggggatctggatGGATAAGTCAAAACGTTCTGGTTGGATCTGGGTGGAATCAGGAATAAAGGATTGAAcgttggtgctgatccagaagagatccgggattctggatcacattaAAACCgtttaaaataaacatcaactctgattcactttgacccttcatgttggtgtataaagaaccaagaacaatctagaaccttctggtgctgatccagatcaccgtgtggacggtgtagatccagttgggaggggaacgagctgctcgggggAGGTCTGAGCCCTCTGATTGATCTTCTAGTCTGTCTCTAAAGATGTCCTCCGTCCTCAGTAGAGCTCGAGGCAGCGGGTCTGAACTTCTGAAGAGCAGAAGCAGCTTTTGTGATTCAGAACCACGGCAGCTTGTCCTTGTCTTCTGCAGGAGAAGACATGCGAGGAGTCGACGTCCTTCGACCTGACGCCCTACGACGTGGCCTCGGCCATCGGCGCCGTGGACCGGATGCTGCGGGAGCAGGCCGAGGAGTCCGGCCGCCCcgacgccggcgccggcgccgacgCCTGGGACCTGGACTCCCTGCAGCCGGGTCAGAGCGCCCACGCAGCCCGTCGTCGTGCGCTCCATTTGTGAAGAACATGAACCGCATCTAAACGAAGTCTCGTTTTGCTGCAGGCCTGAAAATGGAACTCGCGACGATCGCTAAAATCAAACGTAAGTTCTCGGTGCGGAGCGGAACCGGGGCGCGTCGCCGTCACGGACTCGGGATTAACTtcctcgctgctcctccagagattCTGCTGGACCTGGAAGCGGCCATCGATTCTTACGAAGTACCGAGTGACAGGGGACTCACCAGACCGGGAATGTAGGTGATTCTGCTGAACTTTGACCCCCTTTCAGAACAAACGAATGTCTGGCTGCAGCGCTCAGCGTGTAGCGGGTCGCTTCCGGGCCTGCTCTCCGGTCCGGAAGCGACCCGTCCCGGTCCGTTCgagcccccccccggctgcttGTGTAGTAGCAGGTCTCTgctcgccccccctccccctccttgaCTCGAGGTGTCCCTCTGTCCCAGCTTCATCtacgagctgctggagagagCCCACCTGACCTACCACACCAAGACCCCCGTCTGCGAGGCTCTGGATCAGATCTCTGCGTACTTGGCAGGAAGTCGGTCTGCTTTCATTTCCCCACGTTCCTTTGAAATCCAGCCCGACCCAACGTAATCCAGAACTGGTCTTGTGTGACGCGTTTCTCGCCAGAACCCGGAATATTCCTGAACACGAATGGACTGCAGAAGCTGTCGGATCTCATTCAGGTGTGTTACATCACGGAGACATGCTGTCCTGAATGTAGTCCACAGGATTCCCCTCTGGAAGCGGTCCCGCTCTGGGGGAGACGTTCTCCTCAGGGAGACGTCCCCCTCTGGGAGCGGTCCCCTCTGGGGGAGACGTTCTCCTCTGGGAGACGTCACCCCCCCCCTGGGAGACGTCCCCCTCTGGGAGCGGTCCCGCTCTGGGGAGACGTTCTCCTCTGGGGGCGGTCCCCTCTGGGGGGAGACGTTCCCCTCTGGGGGCGTTCCCCTCTGGGAGCGGTCCACTCTGGGAGACGTTCCCCTCTGGGGGAGACGTTCCCCTCTGGGGGCGTTCCCCTCTGGGGGCGTTCCCCTCTGGGAGCGGTCCCCTGTGGGAGACGTTCCCCTCTGGGGGacacgtccccccccctcccagcgaCCCGTCGCGCCTGCAGCAGACGCTCTGAGtggtttctcctgcagctggtGTTCGGTGGCGAGCCGTCAGAGAAGGAccggcagcagcagatgcagctcAACACTGTCCACTTTAAGGTGCGTGTCTCCCGCCGGGCGCGGCGGCCATGTTGGCGTTACGCATTCCCTTCATGCATCAGCACCCGTGTCCCTCCGTGTGGTTCAGGTTCACATCCATCAGGAAAGCGGCTCCCACAGGAGGAAGCAGAGCAGCGATGTGTGGACTTCATCAAAGAAACAAGGTGacgctggcggcggcggcggccacgCCCGTTTCAGGCGGTCTAGATCCACGAGGAAGCTCCGAGTGTCCAATGGAAGCAAACCGCGTGCTTGGAGTTGCTTCTGTTCCACCTGACGGGGGCGACTCTTGTTGTGATCCTCTGACGGTCCTCAGTCCCGTAGCAGACGCTTGTCCTGGCGTCTCATTGGCCCGTTGGTCGTTCGTGTCCTCggtgacttcctgtctctggcCCTGCAGGGAACACGCTGAGCTACTGGTGCTTCTCTCCCGGCTTCAGCATGCGGGATCTGGAGCGGCAGGGCGTTCGCTGCATCGTGCTGACCAGCGGGACGCTCGCCCCCCTGTCCTCGTTCACGTCTGAGATGAGGCTGTAAGTCGCCCGGAGGCGTCGCCGTGGTTACGGAGCGTTCGCTGACCACCACCTTGAGCCAGGATTCTGTTTTTTTGGTTGCTGCCTGTTCAGAGACTTCCCAGTGACTCTGGAGAACGGTCATGTGATCCAGCGGGACCAGATCTTCGTGGGCGTCGTCGACCGAGGCCCCGACGGCGTGAACTTGAGTTCAGCGTTTGACAGAAGGTTCGATCCCCGGAGATTCCCCTTGTTGTCCTCGCGTGTCCTCGGCGTGTCCTCTGCGTGTCCTCGGCGTGTCTCAGCAGTGAGCAGGACGCCGTCCTCTCTGCCTCTGACAGGTTTGTTCCTGAGAACATGGCGTCGCTGGGCAACACAGTCGGTAAGATGACGGCGAGGTCCGCGCGGCCCGCGGCAGGAAGCCACGTCCTTTCCTCTGCTCTCCCCCCAGCCAACCTGAGCCGCGTGGTTCCTCGTGGCCTCTTGGTGTTCTTCCCCTCCTTCCCGTTGATGGAGAAGACGCTGGACTTCTGGAGGGTGCGTGGGGACGACCGCTGGGGGACTCTGGGCTGTTCTGCTGAGCATCGTGTGTTTGTGGTTCCAGGCTAAAGGCCACGCCGACCGCATCGACAACGTCAAGCCCATGTTTGTGGAGACGAAAGGAAAGGGCGCCTTCACCGAGGTGGGGGCTTCAAGACCCCAAAGGGGGCACCCGAGCAAGCCGAAGCGTCCCTGAATGCTCGTCTGTCCCCAGGTCATTGATGGATACTACAGCAAAGTCAACGACCCCGTCTCCAGAGGAGGATCCTTCTTCGCCGTGTGTCGAGGAAAGGTGAGCTCCGGATCCTGAGCGGCCGTTGCTAGCCTGCCGTTGCTAGCCTGCAGTAGCTGCcggtgttagcattagcatgtgtaGCCCTCGGTCTTCATCAAAGAGCCGAGTCTTCGTCTGATGTCCTCCTCAGGCCAGTGAAGGGCTGGACTTCGCAGACGGCTTTGGTCGGGGTGTCGTCATCACCGGCCTGCCCTTCCCCCCGAAGATGGATCCTCGGGTCATCCTGAAAATGCAGTTCTTGGATGAGATGAACTCGAAGAAGACTCCGGAGATGAAGGTGAGAGGAAGCGTCAGCGAACAGGGTTCATGTTCAGCAGTCTgatcgggtgtgtgtgtgtgtgtgtgtgtgtgtgtgtgtgtgtgtgtgtgtgtgtg is a genomic window of Brachionichthys hirsutus isolate HB-005 chromosome 2, CSIRO-AGI_Bhir_v1, whole genome shotgun sequence containing:
- the ndufb11 gene encoding NADH dehydrogenase [ubiquinone] 1 beta subcomplex subunit 11, mitochondrial; this encodes MLTRLSRFGPGLSRALSGPPARFISQSKPSGVGGSTSVAGTLAAAEPAGHGEVSQFVKNPDYHGFSTDPAADERNMRVGFFFGISVAIVIGGTFIHYLPDHGMKQWARREAELVIVQREKDGLPLIHENYYDTNKIIFPTDGGA
- the rtel1 gene encoding regulator of telomere elongation helicase 1, which encodes MTSLQLHGVTVNFPFPPYDCQKEYMSKVIECLQKSVNGVLESPTGTGKTLCLLCATLAWRENLKDAVSAQKIAARLGDQEMFQNRPLSSWGPADGTAASGYADVPKIIYASRTHSQLAQVIGELKNTCYRPKVSVLGSREQLCINPEVTRQESNHVKVHMCRKKVSTRSCVFYNNTEEQSTDRELVTSILDVEDLVQYGNKHRVCPYYLSRSMKQQADVIFTPYNYLLDPKTRRAHNIELSGAVVVFDEAHNVEKTCEESTSFDLTPYDVASAIGAVDRMLREQAEESGRPDAGAGADAWDLDSLQPGLKMELATIAKIKQILLDLEAAIDSYEVPSDRGLTRPGIFIYELLERAHLTYHTKTPVCEALDQISAYLAGKPGIFLNTNGLQKLSDLIQLVFGGEPSEKDRQQQMQLNTVHFKVHIHQESGSHRRKQSSDVWTSSKKQGNTLSYWCFSPGFSMRDLERQGVRCIVLTSGTLAPLSSFTSEMRLDFPVTLENGHVIQRDQIFVGVVDRGPDGVNLSSAFDRRFVPENMASLGNTVANLSRVVPRGLLVFFPSFPLMEKTLDFWRAKGHADRIDNVKPMFVETKGKGAFTEVIDGYYSKVNDPVSRGGSFFAVCRGKASEGLDFADGFGRGVVITGLPFPPKMDPRVILKMQFLDEMNSKKTPEMKYLSGQQWYRQQAFRAVNQAIGRVIRHKEDYGAIFLCDERFKGLDARKQLPSWLRPHVRLHDSFGNLVRDVSQFFRVAQKLRPVEDKKRLRPADAQSSSIASCSSAQSCPAQKATVLDAHLPSLKRRRLEEDAPANGMSRICIEYEGEGPDSRRRPASLLDALERGDHCRGEEEEEEEEAAAVAGEEKANRLSTRPLQCDKRTDDDLRGCKRKIRLLHGRKMSRPEEAPEEGRGGRAKAFLQEMKKSLSQVNFDLVVQALQKYKKADSVDALLSEVAVLSQDVHTHSLLRGIYQFVRAHHRKTFDEACRRLTGQGCGYNPAPSLAKDESKALPLQSDKGAAEALKPPRGASSSSQLNGGGRHLSQDGLRGRQTGSASKTDAHSAFLADVKKALGPEKSARLFRTVCGYKKTDDYDALVATVVSLFTERDEDFGLLLRFGMFVRPHHKTQYKRTLDALAGLADCGHDAPAARGGQQAKAPSSSSSSSSSSSPTLMTQSKISSFLSSQRE